In the genome of Monodelphis domestica isolate mMonDom1 chromosome 2, mMonDom1.pri, whole genome shotgun sequence, one region contains:
- the LOC100026043 gene encoding WD repeat domain phosphoinositide-interacting protein 2-like: MIPDHDSPLAALAFDASGTKLATASEKGTVIRVFSIPKGQKIFEFWRAVKRCVSICSLAFSMDGMFLSASSYTETVHIFKLETVKEKPQEEPATWTGFFGKVLMASTSYLPSQVTEMFNQGRAFTTVRLPFCGHKNICSLATIQKIPQLLVGASDGYLY; encoded by the coding sequence ATGATACCAGATCATGATAGTCCCCTAGCAGCTTTGGCTTTTGATGCAAGTGGTACCAAACTTGCCACAGCTTCTGAGAAGGGTACTGTTATTAGGGTATTTTCCATTCCAAAAGGACAGAAAATCTTTGAGTTCTGGAGAGCAGTGAAGAGGTGTGTAAGCATCTGCTCTTTGGCCTTCAGTATGGATGGAATGTTCCTCTCTGCTTCCAGTTACACTGAAACAGTGCACATCTTCAAACTTGAGACTGTGAAAGAGAAACCTCAGGAGGAACCAGCTACCTGGACTGGTTTCTTTGGGAAAGTTCTTATGGCCTCTACCAGCTATTTGCCCTCTCAAGTAACAGAAATGTTTAACCAGGGAAGGGCATTTACTACTGTCCGGCTACCATTCTGCGGTCACAAAAATATCTGTTCACTTGCCACAATTCAGAAGATTCCCCAATTATTAGTAGGAGCTTCTGATggttacttatat